In Candidatus Endomicrobium procryptotermitis, the following proteins share a genomic window:
- the lipA gene encoding lipoyl synthase produces MKLEKKKITIAGISELKKNFLSQKLNTVCWSAKCPNIGECFKKRIATFLILGNNCTRGCRFCGIDKNEPETVDLCEPKRIAQAIKELGLSYSVITSVTRDDLKDGGAKHFADTVREIKIVNPGIKVEVLVPDFKGCRDSINTVLQANPDVFSHNIETVPSLYEKVRKGADYKRSLSVLEHAKMSGFKVKTGIMLGLGEEEDEIFETIKDIKNIGIDILTIGQYLSPTKYHYPVIKEYCEEELKKIEKFTVALGIKTVVCGRYVRSSYIAEESFRKIS; encoded by the coding sequence ATGAAGCTTGAAAAGAAAAAAATAACTATAGCAGGCATATCGGAATTAAAAAAGAATTTTCTTTCGCAGAAATTGAATACTGTCTGTTGGAGTGCGAAATGTCCAAACATAGGAGAGTGTTTTAAAAAGCGTATCGCAACTTTTTTAATTTTGGGTAACAACTGCACGCGCGGCTGTCGGTTTTGCGGCATTGACAAAAATGAACCCGAAACAGTTGACTTGTGCGAACCAAAGCGTATTGCTCAGGCTATAAAAGAACTCGGACTTTCTTACAGCGTTATAACTTCCGTTACCAGAGATGATCTTAAAGATGGCGGTGCTAAACATTTTGCCGATACGGTTAGAGAAATAAAGATTGTAAATCCCGGCATAAAAGTTGAAGTTCTAGTTCCGGACTTCAAAGGTTGCCGAGATTCAATTAATACCGTTTTACAGGCAAACCCGGATGTTTTTTCACATAATATTGAGACGGTGCCGTCTTTATATGAAAAAGTGCGCAAAGGTGCCGATTATAAACGCTCTTTAAGTGTTTTGGAACACGCTAAAATGTCCGGATTTAAAGTCAAAACGGGAATTATGCTGGGGCTGGGCGAAGAGGAAGATGAAATTTTTGAAACTATAAAAGATATAAAAAACATTGGAATCGACATTTTGACAATCGGGCAGTACCTTAGTCCGACAAAATATCATTATCCCGTCATAAAAGAATACTGTGAAGAAGAACTCAAAAAAATAGAAAAATTCACAGTTGCGCTCGGAATAAAAACAGTTGTATGCGGTAGATATGTGCGCAGTTCATATATTGCTGAAGAATCTTTCAGAAAAATTTCCTAA
- a CDS encoding YbaB/EbfC family nucleoid-associated protein, protein MELFKAAKEAIAMRSKLSEMDKKLKANVINVEYKGIKIQVNAKNEFLSFEIPENLLKENKEKIEKLILDAFKSASDKAQDVMAHESKKLMGDMKIPGM, encoded by the coding sequence ATGGAACTGTTTAAAGCCGCAAAAGAAGCTATAGCTATGAGAAGCAAATTAAGTGAAATGGATAAAAAGCTTAAAGCCAATGTAATTAATGTCGAGTATAAAGGGATAAAAATTCAGGTAAACGCCAAAAATGAATTTTTGTCTTTTGAAATTCCGGAAAATTTGTTAAAAGAAAATAAAGAAAAAATAGAAAAACTTATATTGGACGCTTTTAAATCTGCTTCAGATAAAGCGCAAGATGTAATGGCGCATGAATCGAAAAAACTTATGGGAGATATGAAAATACCCGGAATGTGA